The Pseudomonadota bacterium genome segment GTCACACTGACCACTCTGCACGCGGCCAAGGGCCTCGAGTTCCCCTTCGTGTTTTTGGTCGGCATGGAAGAAGGCATTCTGCCTCACCAGAACTCCATCGACGCAGGCACGATCGAGGAGGAGCGCCGCCTCGCGTATGTCGGTCTCACTCGCGCCCAACGCGAACTGATGATCAGCTACACGCGAGCGCGACGGCGCTTCGGTGAGACGGTCCTTACCGAACCAAGCCGTTTTTTGGAGGAACTGCCGATCGATGAGCTCGATTGGGAAGGGCGCTCGGAGAAGCCCCCGGAGGAGGTGCGCCAGCAGCGCGGCGAGGACGCCCTAGCCGCTATACGGGCCCTCCTCGACCGATGACCAGCTACGCCAAGCGCTCAGCGATATCCTCGAGTATCTGCGGATCGTCGATCGTGGCGGGAATGTCATAGGGCTCGCCGTCGACAATGCACGCCAGCGTGCGGCGCAGGATCTTCCCCGATCGCGTCTTGGGCAGGCGAGCCACCACCACCGCGCGCTTGAAGGCCGCTAGGGCCCCAACCTGCGCCCGCACCAGGGCGATGCACTGTTCGACTATCTCCAGCTCCGAGCGCGTGCAGCCAGCACGCACACAGATGAAACCGAACGGCAACTGGCCCTTCAGGTCATCGCGAACACCCGTCACGGCGCACTCCACGACATCCTCATGAAGGGCGATCGCCTCCTCCAAGGCACCCGTGGACAAGCGATGACCGGCGACGTTGATAATGTCGTCGGTGCGGGTCATGACAAACACGCAACCGTCCGCGTCGAGGTAGCCCGCATCGCCGGTCTCGTAGTACCCCGGGAAGGTGCTCAGGTAGGCCTGGTGAAAGCGATCCTCGGCTTGCCACAGGCCGGCCAGGGCGCCTGGGCCCAATGGCAAGCGACAGACGATAGCGCCGATCGTCCCGGGCGGCACCGGGGTGCCCGCCTCGTCCATCACGGTGACGTCCCATCCCGGCATCGGTTTGCCCGCGGAACCGGCAGGCACGGCCTCTAAGCCAAGCCCCAAGGTGTTTCCGGCCACGGACCAGCCGGTCTCCGTTTGCCACCAGTGATCGATCACCGGCACCCCGAGGTGCTCTCCCGCCCACCGCTGGGTGGGCGGATCACAGCGCTCACCGGCCAAAAACAAGGCCCGGAGCGCCGACAGGTCGCTGGCTCGCACATGCTCGGCATGCGGATCCTCGCGACGGATCGCCCGAATCGCCGTCGGCGCCGTGAAGAGGGCCTTGACGCGGTGCTTTGCGAGCAGGCGCCAGAAGACCCCAGCATCCGGCGTACCCACGGGCTTACCCTCGAACATGAGGGTAGTCGCGCCACGCAGGAGCGGCCCGTAGACGATGTAAGAATGGCCCACCACCCAACCGATGTCGGAGGCAGCCCAGAACACCTCGCCTACGTCGATGTCGTAGATCGCCTTCATCGACCAGTGCAGGGCCACCGCATGACCACCGTTGTCGCGCACGATGCCCTTGGGTTGTCCTGTGGTGCCAGAGGTGTAGAGCAGGTACAGAGGCGCCTGTGCGTCTAGCGGCACGCAGTGCGCGGGCTCGGCGCCATCCAAGAAATCCTGCCAATCGCTATCGATAGCTGCGTTGAGGTCGGCCGCGTAGGCGTCTCGCTGCAGCACCACGTGCTGACGCGGCGCGTGCTCACACAGGCGAAGGGCTTCATCGAGCAAAGGCTTGTAGGCCACCACGCGGCTAGGCTCCAGAGCGCAGCTCGCGCTCAGGATGAGCTTTGGTCGCGCATGGTCGATGCGGGTCGCGACCTCGCGTGCCGCAAAGCCGCCGAACACCACCGAGTGCACCGCGCCGAGGCGCGCGCAAGCGAGCATCGCCAGCACCGCCTCGGGGATCATCGGCATGTAGATGAGGACCCGATCGCCGATGCTGACCCCTGCACGGCGAAGCGCGCCGGCAAGGTGGGCGACCTTTCGCTTCAGGTCGTGGTAACTGAGGGTTTCCTGACGACCTGTCATGGCCGACTCGAAGATCAGCGCAGGTCTATCGCCGCGCGCACCGTCGGCGTGGCGGTCGACTGCGTTGTAACAGGTATTGAGACGAGCGCCCGGGAACCAGCGACCTGCGCCCGCAGCCGCATCGAGCACCTGATCCCAGGGACGATCCCAGACAAGGCCGGCAGCGGCCTCGGCCCAGAACCCCTGCTCGTCTTGCGCCCAGGAGGCGCGTGCCCGCGCGTAGCTCACGTCATCGCCACTCGCCAGACCGTCCTGACACCTGCTGTCCTCCGGCTATCGGCAGGCCTCTGGCACCGCGCGCAGCGGCTCTCCCACGGCGTAGCTCAGCACTTGCGAACGCTCAAAGTGATCGCCGCCATCGGTCACCCCGCTAATCGTCAGCGCCACGTTGTAGATGCCAGGTTCGGCCAGCGGCAAGCTCAGGTGCGATACGCCCTGCGCCGAAAAGGTGCCGACGGCTACGGCCGGACCTGCAGTCGAAATGCGCTTGACGCGGGCTTGCGTGCGCAGCGCGTGCCCGTCGCTAGCCACGGCCACCTTCAGGTCGCCTGGCACGGCCAGCGTACTCGCGGCGGGCGAGACGACCGCCACCGAGAGCGGACTGGCGACGTTGATCAATACTGCGTAGGCATCCTCAGCTGTGGCTGTGAAGCGCAGCAGCCAATCCCCAGCACTGCGGCGCAAGTCGCGGCGCTCCGCCCGAGCCCCGCTAACGTAGCTACCCGCGAAGAGCTCGCTCTGCGACGGCGCAGGGGCGCTCAGAGTATGCACGCGGCCACTTGGGGCCACTAGCTCTACGCGCGTATCGGCACGCGCCGTAAGTACGCGCACATCCAAACCAGTTACCCCCGCTTCTAAGGGAAAGTTTACGGTAGTCATACCCGCCCCGAGCGCACCGCCACGCAGGATGTTGCCCGCCGCTACCGAGCGCTGGCCTTGCGCTACCGCCGCCGGTGTCGACGCTAGCGGTGCCTGCAGCCGATTCGCGTTGAACTGTCCCGCGTAAGGCTCGATGGAGTCAAACACGGGTACGTAGCAGTCATCCGGTTCCCAAAACCAGAAGAAATCGAAGAACCCGTTGCCCCGTTTGATCTTGTCATGATCCACCTCGAAGTCCGGACTGCTCACATCCCACACCAGCCGGTGGCTGCCCGAGACACTACCCGACGCGTCGCGCGACAAGGGGTGGCGCGCGTGCTCCAGGCACACCACGCCGTCGTTCTCACCCCCAGGACACTGGGTGAACAGGTACAGGCCACCGAACTCCAGAGCGCTCAAGAAGGGCCCCCAACCGGTTCCGCCCGCCGTGTAGTAGTGCATCCTATTGTTGACGGGATTCGCGTCGAGGAAGCCGCGCACGAGCCCCATGCACGCGGTCTGCATGAACTTCGTACCCGCATCATTGAAGCCGATCAATTCCGATAGCCACTCGAGCCAATCGGTCTGCGCCAGGTCGGCTAGAGGGGATCCGTAGTGGGCACCGCCCAGGGTAACCACGCTGTCGATAGGAGCGCCAAAGAGCGCGGCGAAGTTGGCGTCCGGGCCACCCTTGCTGTGGGCGATGATGTTGACCACATCCACCCCCCAGTAGCCAATAATTTCGCTGATCTGCTGGCGTAGCAGAACGCCGTTAGTGATCGAGGTCTCCGCCTCCGCACCCACGTCGTAGAGATCGACGAAGAATGTCTTGTACCCTGCCGCGTATGCGGTGTCGTACATGTCGTTGCGACCGTAGTACAGGGTCTCACCGAACCAACCCTCACCCGTGCCGTTCAGACCGTGCACGAACACGAGCACCGGACGATCGGCATCCAAACCCGCCGGAGTGGCGCCCTCGTAGATCGCCCGCGGCAATCCGGTAGCTAGCACCTGCGGCGCCGGCGCGACCGGCGGCGGAACGAAGTCGTCCTCATCGATGCAGACGACGGGATCAGTGGCGAAGGCCGTTTGGACCACGCTGAGCAGGAGACTTAGGGCGATGAGCGAGGGTGTATGGCGCAGGTGCAGCATGGATGATCCTTCCCCAAGGACAGGCCGACGTGCGCGCAGCGACAGAAATCGCCCCGTCGCATCGGCAACGATACAGCGATTGCTAGCCTATAACGAATGATTGAAAGGCGGGAGGGCCGCGCGTCAGTTGCTAGTGCAACGCACCGCGGGAGTGTCAGTACGGTTGCACGTCGATAAGCGTGTACCAGGACGGCGGGGCGGACGCGTCGATCAGAGGTGCGATCGCTGCGAGCGCAGCATCTTCGGCGTAGAGGGTGTCGGCGAAGGCAGCGCTTGTCAGTCCGTAAAAGTCACGCCCGCCCACCGCCAACCCCACCTTGTAGCGATCGATAGTCGACAGGACGGCCGCCACTTGCTCGTACGCGTAGGCGATGGCCGCAGACTCCTCGGGGTCGACGCGCGCGAACAGTGCCGCGCTCAGAGCCGTCTCGTAGGCTGCGCGAGTCACCGGCGGAGTGCCGAAGCCGCGATACTTCGGCAACGAACTGGGCACATCACTCGGCCCATCTTGCGCCGCCGCATCACGCGCCGCATCACGCGCCGCCACGATCGTGGGGAGCAACTCGATGTGGTACGCACGACTCTGCTCGATGCGCGAGAAATTCTCCCTGAGCTCGGCTCGCATCACTTGCTGACTGCGCGCTACAAACTCCGCCAGCTCATGATCTTCGCGGCGCTCATCCAGCCATAGCCCCAGCAGGATGCCGAGCACGATCAGCGCGACTTCGGCGATCAAGACTGGTAGCTGACGTGCGCGAGGTGCCTCTCCTGCCGTCTCGCCTCGGGGCATCTGGGCCGTTCTCCTCCACCTGACCAGCAGGCAGACTCACACGGCTGGTGCGGCCTTGTCGAGCGCCGCACTCGACTCACGAGCGGCGCACGAATAGAGGTAGGCAGGCAGCGCGCAGGACAAGCCTATCGCCAGATTGACCACGACGAAGGGCGCCGGGTGAGCTTCGCGACGCGAGAGCATGAACGCCCAAAAAGTGATCGAACTCAGGATGAGATCTGCGCTGAGCCCGCTCACCGCGCCGTTTGCGAACCATGCGGCGACGAAACCGCCCAATGCCACCCCATCCGACTTCATGAACTCGATGAACCCCAAGTAGGGTACGATCGCCCCAACCACTGCAAGCAGCAGATACACTCGTTTCATGGCGCTCTCCTTGACGCGTTGCGCAAATGGCACACGCTACCGGGGGCGCGAGGCCAGGCCAATAACCTCCCAGGTAATGCCCCGTAGCGCTGCCAGCACTAGGAGACGCTGATGGCAGCCCCCCGCGCACGCCCAGAACCCACCATCGACTTCGGCGCCCTCCTGCGCGACTGGCGTCGACACCGACAGCTAAGCCAACTGGGCCTGTCGAGCGCTTCGGGCATCTCCCAACGGCATATCAGCTTCCTGGAGAACGGCCGAGCGCGACCGAGTCAGGGCATGGTGGTGGCCCTAGCCGATGCGCTCGACGTGCCCCTGCGCGAGCGCAATGCGCTGCTCCTGAGCGCCGGCTTCTCGGCGAACTACGCAACTCAAGCGCTGCAAGGCGCTCAGCTCGCCGTGTTTCGCCAGGCGATCGATGCTCTTTTAAGTCAACAGGAGCCCTACCCCGCCATCGTCCTCGATGGACGCTGGAATCTGGTTCAGCTGAACGCGGGAGCCGAGCGGTTCTTCGCCCAATTCGTCGATCTGTCCGGCCTCCAAGTGCCAGCTGCCAGCGAATTCCAACTCGTGCACTTGTGCCTGCGCGATGACGGCCTGCGGCCGGCGTTGAGCAACTGGGAGGAGGTCGTGCACGCGTTTTTGCAACGTGCGCGGCGTGCCCTACTCGTCAACCCTAGGGATCGGGCGCTGGGCGCACTGGTAGAGGAAATCCTCCATCATCCCGCCGCACCCGAGCGCTGGCACACACCCGACTGGGAGGGGGAATCGGCACCGGCGATTACGCTGCGCCTCGAGCACGACGGCGGTCGTTTCGAACTGCTCACGATGCACGCACACTTCGCGGGCTCCCAGCAGGTATCGCTCGAAGAACTCACCGTGGAGCTATTTTTCCCCGCTGATGCCACGACCGCCGCCTGGTTCGCAGGAGCCGAGTAAACGCCTGCGCTCACCTAGCAGCTACATTCGCTCATACCTATTAGCCCCACGGACGCTTCAGGCGTCATCGAATGGCCAGTATCGTGTGGAGTTGTAACCGCTAGTCCTCGCTGGAATACTGACAATACGTGACCCACAAGGGGGTATGGGGAGCGATGACTGAGGTGTCCGCCTACGCCGCGACGGCCAGTGAGACGGCAACCATCACTACACTAGCAGCAGGCGTGCTGCGCCGGGCCGCTTTGACTCGGACGGCTATTCGAAGGCGCGTTTGCCATCACGCTCGGAGCACCGCGACGTGGCGGCGGTCAAAGGTTGCCCCTCGCCGTGGGGGCGCTCATCGTCGCGAACGCCACCGATCCGCCCATCACCGCCCCCACCTCGAATACCCTAGGCGTGCTCGTCTCGAAGCGAAACTTGCCCAGCGCTTCCTGAGCCCTGTTTCAACCACCTCAGGAGACTAGCGTGGCCCTTTCCTGGACTCGTGTCGCCGCCCCCAATGAACTGCCCAATGGGCGCGCGAAGACCGTCACCGTGGGAACGCGCTCGATGGCACTGGTCCACTTCGACAATCAGTACGCTGCAATGGACAATCGCTGCCCGCACCAGGGCGGCCCCCTCGGCGAGGGATCGATCGAACGCGGGGTGGGCGGCGAGTGCTGGCTTCGATGCCCCTGGCACGGTTGGGACTTCCACCCCCTCACGGGACAGCCGCCCGGCGGCCACGAGGACAGCGGGCAAGAGATGTTCAGCGTGGAGATCCGCGAGGACGGCGTCTACGTTGGCGTCGACATCGAGCCCCCCCACACTCGCACGGTCACAGACGTGATGGCCGAAACGATGGTCAACTGGGGCGTCAAGCGCGTTTTCGGCATGGTCGGCCACTCCAACCTAGGACTCGCCGATGCCCTACGGCGCCGCGAGGTGGCCGAGGAGCTCTCCTACGTCGGCATCCGCCAGAAGGCGCCGCATCCTTCGCCTGCTCGGGTTATGCGAAGCTCTGCGGCAAGCCGGCCGCCTGCCTGACCATCGCTGGCCCCGGGGCAACCAATCTGATGACTGGCCTGTGGGACGCCAAAGTGGACCGGGCGCCGGTGTTGGCTCTGACGGGGCAGGTCCAGGTGCAAGTATTTGGGCCCGGCGCCTTCCAGGAAATCGATCTAGCGACCGCCTTCGCCCCCGTGGCGCGCTTCAGTCAGGCCGTCCTACACAGCTCCAATCACGCCGAACTCATGTCCCTCGCCTGCAAGAACGCCATCGTGGAGCGGGACGTCGCCCACCTCATCTTCCCAGATGACGTGCAAACCCAAGCCGCTGGCGAGGGCACGCCGGCGGGATCTCCGCAAGGGCGATTGGGTGATCTTGCGATCGCACCTGCCCCCGGAGCTCTCGATCAGGCAGTGCAGCTGATCAGCCGCGCCGAGCGGCCAATGATCGTGGTCGGCTACGGGGCACGCGATTGCATGGCGCCCATTGTGCGCCTTGCCGAGCGGCTGCAGGCACCGGTGGTCACCACCTTCAAGGGCAAGGGTCAGATCCCTGATTCGCACCCGAACGCCGCCGGCGTCCTCGGCCGCTCGGGCACCCCCATCGCGAGCTGGTTCATGAACGAATGTGACCTGATCGTTGCCTTAGGCTCGTCCTTCTCCAATCACACGGGCATCGAAGCTAAGAAGCCGATCATTCAAGTCGACTTCGAAGCGATGCAACTAGGTAAGTTCCACCCGGTGGAGGTGCCCGTGCTCGGCGAGATTGCACGCACGACGGAGCTAATCCTGGAGGCCCTACCAAACACACTGGCGGCCCAAGACCAGCGTCCCGAGCTGGCTCAGCGCTGGGCCGCGTGGCGGGAGGAAAAGAATGCGCGCGCCCTGGATGACAACTGCCACGGCGTCAACTCTGCGGCTATCTTCACCGCCCTCACCCGCCTCGCGCCGAAGGATGCGGTGATCGCCGTAGACGTAGGCAACAACACCTACTCTTTCGGGCGCTACTTCGAGTGCGCCGGCCAGTCTGTGCTCATGTCCGGCTACCTGGGCTCCATCGGCTTTAGCCTACCGGCCGCAATCGGTGCCTGGTGTGCCACCCAGGATTTCGCTGAGCACCGCGGCCGCAAGGTGATCTCCGTCTCCGGCGACGGCGGCTTTGGCCAATACCTGGCCGAGTTCACCACGGCAGTCAGGTACGGCATGAACATCACCCACATCCTGCTCAATAACGGCGAACTCGGGAAGATCTCCAAGGAGCAGCGCGCTGGGGAGTGGGAAGTGTGGCAAACCACCCTACACAATCCCAGCTTCGCAGCCTACGCAGAGCTTTGCGGTGGGCTTGGCCTCGAGGTCCATGCCCTGGCGGATCTAGACGCCGCCATGAGCAAGGCGCTCACGCACGAGGGGCCAGCGCTGCTGGAAGTCCTGACCGACGCAGAGCTTGTGTAGGCCACGCTGATGGAGCTCCTCGTGCGCACCGCGCTTCTCGGCCTCGCCATCTACGCGCTCCTCGGCTGCCTGTTCGCGCTCTGGTTCGTCAGCTTGGGCCACCGCCGCTTGGATGCCGCAGCCATGAGTCTCTGGGGACGCGTCATGATCTTCCCCGCAAGCGCAGCGCTCTGGCCCTTGTTGCTGGTGCGAGCGATCACCGTACAAGTACCCTTAAACGCCAGCGATCCCAGCCCATGATGCAAGCTCACCGCCACTGGCACCTCTTCCTGTGGATGCTCCTTGGCCCCACTATGCTCGTGATCGTGTGGTTGGCAGTCACCCTGCGACCGCCCGCCGCGATCAATGACTCCCTTCCACAGGCCCTCACGCCCCCCGCTGCGCAGGCCATCGATGAGTGAGGGTTACGGCGCCGTTGGATGGAACGCCTTTAAGCGTCGCTACGACCTGTGGATAGTCGGCGGCACCCTCACCTATCTCATCACCTTCGTGGTGGTCACGGTCCTCACGCGGCCCAACGACCAGCCGATGGCAGAGCTGCAGCTGTTGATCCGCGCCTTCGGCAGCCTGTCGTTTCTCATGCTGACCCTGATCCTATGTATCGGCCCCCTCGCCCGATTCAGCACACGCTTCAAGCCTATGCTCTACAACCGCCGGCACTTGGGCGTGAGCACCTTTTTCATCGCCCTCATCCACGGCGTGTTGGTACTGATCTGGTACCACGGGTTCGGTGTGATCGATCCGATCACATCCCTATTCATCTCGAACCCTCGCTACGACTCGATCGCGGGCTTCCCCTTCGAAAGCCTCGGCGCCCTGGCGCTTTCCATCTTGTTCCTGATGGCAGCCACCTCCCATGACTTCTGGAACGCCAACCTTGGCCCCGCCCTGTGGAAGGCTCTGCATATGGGCGTCTACCTCGCCTATGCGGCGCTGGTCGGACATGTCGCGCTAGGCGTGATCCAGTTTGAGAAGAATCCCCTCTACGCGGTCGCCCTCGGCGCTTCCGTGGCCTTGGTCACAGCACTTCACCTGGCTAGCGCCTTCGCCAGCACTCAGAGCAGACGCACACCCGCCGCGGACGGTTGGCTCGATGCGGGACCCGCCCTGGGAATTCCAGATACGCGAGCGGTAATCCTGACACCGTCGAAGGGCGAACGTATCGCTGTGTTCCGTGACGGCCAGCGGATAATGGCCGTGTCCAATGTGTGCCGCCACCAGGGTGGCCCCCTCGGCGAGGGCCGGATTGTCGAAGGCTGTGTGACCTGCCCTTGGCACGGCTTTCAGTACGACCCGGCGAACGGGCGTTCACCGCCACCGTTCAACGAACGCATCGCAACCTACCAAACACGCTTGGTCGACGAACGCGTCTGGGTAAATCCCAAGGGCTGCCCCCCCGGCACGCGGGTACCCCCGTCTGTCCTGCCGGCATCAGCGGCAGATAGCCCCACTGCGGAGCCCGCGCCTTGAGTGAGAAGGACTACTTCATCGGCTATTGCGCCGATACGCCTGCGCGGGACCGGCGCTTCATGCTGCGCCTCGGCCTGAGCCTCACGTTGAGTTGCGGCGCCCTAGGCGCAGGCTTGGCCGCTTTGCAGCGATCGCCGGGAAACGGGACCTGGGATCTCGAAGATCGTGACTGGCGCGGGGTCGTTCACGCAGATCCGTTCCCGATGCTTCGCACGCGGGACATCGACGGCATTGCGCGCAGCCTCTGGTTGGTGTGCCCGGGCAAGTGTGGCGTACGCACGATCATCGACGCCTACGCCGGGCAGGCCGTCACCCTACGCGGCAGCCTCCTCGCCCGCGACGGCTTCCACATGTTATCGGCCGCCCAGGGCTCTGACTGGATCGCACACTCCCCAACCGCCCCCGAGACTGCCCTGCGTCTGCCCGCTGCAGAGCCACTTGAGCACGTGTCCCTGGTGGGGGAGATCCTGGACATGAAGTGTTTTGCGGGTGCCATGCGGCCCTCCACTGGCAAGCCACACAAGGCCTGCGCCGCGCTGTGCATTCGCGGCGGCATTCCGCCTGCGCTGTTCGCAC includes the following:
- a CDS encoding helix-turn-helix transcriptional regulator; this translates as MAAPRARPEPTIDFGALLRDWRRHRQLSQLGLSSASGISQRHISFLENGRARPSQGMVVALADALDVPLRERNALLLSAGFSANYATQALQGAQLAVFRQAIDALLSQQEPYPAIVLDGRWNLVQLNAGAERFFAQFVDLSGLQVPAASEFQLVHLCLRDDGLRPALSNWEEVVHAFLQRARRALLVNPRDRALGALVEEILHHPAAPERWHTPDWEGESAPAITLRLEHDGGRFELLTMHAHFAGSQQVSLEELTVELFFPADATTAAWFAGAE
- a CDS encoding Rieske 2Fe-2S domain-containing protein: MSEGYGAVGWNAFKRRYDLWIVGGTLTYLITFVVVTVLTRPNDQPMAELQLLIRAFGSLSFLMLTLILCIGPLARFSTRFKPMLYNRRHLGVSTFFIALIHGVLVLIWYHGFGVIDPITSLFISNPRYDSIAGFPFESLGALALSILFLMAATSHDFWNANLGPALWKALHMGVYLAYAALVGHVALGVIQFEKNPLYAVALGASVALVTALHLASAFASTQSRRTPAADGWLDAGPALGIPDTRAVILTPSKGERIAVFRDGQRIMAVSNVCRHQGGPLGEGRIVEGCVTCPWHGFQYDPANGRSPPPFNERIATYQTRLVDERVWVNPKGCPPGTRVPPSVLPASAADSPTAEPAP
- a CDS encoding AMP-binding protein, coding for MSYARARASWAQDEQGFWAEAAAGLVWDRPWDQVLDAAAGAGRWFPGARLNTCYNAVDRHADGARGDRPALIFESAMTGRQETLSYHDLKRKVAHLAGALRRAGVSIGDRVLIYMPMIPEAVLAMLACARLGAVHSVVFGGFAAREVATRIDHARPKLILSASCALEPSRVVAYKPLLDEALRLCEHAPRQHVVLQRDAYAADLNAAIDSDWQDFLDGAEPAHCVPLDAQAPLYLLYTSGTTGQPKGIVRDNGGHAVALHWSMKAIYDIDVGEVFWAASDIGWVVGHSYIVYGPLLRGATTLMFEGKPVGTPDAGVFWRLLAKHRVKALFTAPTAIRAIRREDPHAEHVRASDLSALRALFLAGERCDPPTQRWAGEHLGVPVIDHWWQTETGWSVAGNTLGLGLEAVPAGSAGKPMPGWDVTVMDEAGTPVPPGTIGAIVCRLPLGPGALAGLWQAEDRFHQAYLSTFPGYYETGDAGYLDADGCVFVMTRTDDIINVAGHRLSTGALEEAIALHEDVVECAVTGVRDDLKGQLPFGFICVRAGCTRSELEIVEQCIALVRAQVGALAAFKRAVVVARLPKTRSGKILRRTLACIVDGEPYDIPATIDDPQILEDIAERLA
- a CDS encoding DUF2834 domain-containing protein; translated protein: MKRVYLLLAVVGAIVPYLGFIEFMKSDGVALGGFVAAWFANGAVSGLSADLILSSITFWAFMLSRREAHPAPFVVVNLAIGLSCALPAYLYSCAARESSAALDKAAPAV